One Megasphaera vaginalis (ex Bordigoni et al. 2020) genomic region harbors:
- a CDS encoding SAM-dependent methyltransferase, giving the protein MHLLDSFFIHYLHRFDQFCFSVRLHGETYTIGEGTPVFTLVVNKDIPKKDLLASTSLALGEAYMRRDIDIEGDLFTALKCMLKQNDRFSLDRKGLKGLLFQSESKGSQKQQVSSHYDLGNDFYQLWLDPSMSYSCAYFKGDADTLEMAQQQKVHYILEKLHLEKGMRLLDIGCGWGYLLIEAAKKYGVRGYGCTLSREQWHKGQERIRELGLEEQVQIELADYRDLPETKWKFDRVVSVGMLEHVGRSNYMTYMETAEHLLVDGGLFLLHYISGLDERVSNPWMRKYIFPGGTLPSLREIIDLAYDTEFRVLDVESLRRHYYKTLLCWYDNFRKVHDQVEAERGSEFVRMWDLYLCGCAVAFYIGNIDLHQVLMTKGCNNDLPMTRWY; this is encoded by the coding sequence ATGCATTTGTTAGATAGTTTTTTTATCCATTATCTTCACCGCTTTGATCAATTTTGTTTTTCCGTTCGTCTCCATGGCGAAACCTACACGATCGGTGAAGGAACGCCGGTATTTACGTTAGTTGTCAACAAAGATATTCCTAAGAAGGACTTGCTTGCTTCGACATCATTGGCTTTGGGAGAAGCGTACATGCGTCGGGATATTGATATTGAAGGCGACTTATTTACGGCGTTGAAATGCATGTTGAAGCAAAATGACCGCTTTTCTCTTGATCGAAAAGGATTGAAAGGACTTTTATTCCAATCGGAATCCAAGGGGAGTCAAAAGCAGCAGGTTTCGTCACATTATGACTTGGGCAATGACTTTTATCAATTGTGGCTTGACCCGTCCATGAGCTATTCATGCGCATATTTTAAGGGCGACGCGGATACGTTGGAGATGGCGCAGCAGCAAAAGGTCCATTATATTTTGGAAAAGCTCCATCTGGAAAAGGGCATGCGTTTACTGGATATTGGCTGTGGCTGGGGATATTTGCTCATTGAAGCGGCAAAGAAATATGGCGTTCGAGGGTATGGTTGTACCCTAAGCAGGGAACAATGGCATAAGGGACAGGAACGGATCAGGGAACTGGGACTTGAAGAGCAGGTACAGATCGAATTGGCCGATTACCGGGATTTACCGGAGACGAAGTGGAAATTTGACCGTGTCGTCAGTGTCGGCATGTTGGAACATGTTGGCCGTTCCAACTACATGACTTATATGGAAACGGCAGAGCATCTTTTAGTCGACGGCGGCTTGTTCTTGCTGCACTACATCAGTGGCCTTGATGAGCGCGTCAGCAATCCGTGGATGCGCAAGTATATTTTTCCCGGCGGCACCTTACCGTCTTTGCGGGAAATCATCGATCTCGCTTATGATACGGAATTCCGTGTTCTTGATGTGGAAAGCTTGCGGCGCCATTATTATAAAACATTATTATGCTGGTATGATAATTTTCGAAAGGTTCATGATCAGGTGGAGGCTGAACGCGGCAGCGAATTTGTCCGCATGTGGGATTTATATCTTTGCGGCTGTGCTGTTGCTTTCTATATCGGCAATATCGACTTGCATCAAGTCTTGATGACGAAAGGCTGCAACAATGATCTGCCGATGACGCGGTGGTATTAA
- a CDS encoding bifunctional 5,10-methylenetetrahydrofolate dehydrogenase/5,10-methenyltetrahydrofolate cyclohydrolase: MRVLDGKCVAAFEKEQLIKGLAALGKKGALPCLAVVQIGDDKASALYRTALQRRAVEVGLPFHPYQLPASAAAEEVAALLEKLNAADEIKGILLLMPLPEHLSAAKLSEYIAPEKDIDGITERSMGRLFSGKPAFVPCTPQAVMAILAYYRIDLEGKHVVVIGRSNIVGKPLAQLCLKQNATVTVCHSRTKNLAVLASEADILIAAVGRAGFVTADMIAAGAVVIDVGINRIDGKTVGDVDFTAATAKAAAITPVPGGVGAVTTIMVLKNVVRTLAETE, encoded by the coding sequence ATGCGCGTATTGGACGGTAAGTGTGTTGCCGCTTTTGAAAAAGAACAGCTGATCAAAGGCCTGGCAGCATTGGGAAAAAAAGGAGCGTTGCCGTGTTTGGCTGTAGTGCAGATCGGGGACGACAAGGCGTCGGCGCTGTACCGTACGGCGTTGCAACGCCGCGCCGTTGAAGTCGGTCTGCCGTTTCATCCCTATCAACTGCCTGCGTCTGCGGCGGCGGAAGAGGTAGCGGCGTTGCTGGAAAAACTCAACGCTGCCGATGAGATTAAAGGGATTCTTCTTTTGATGCCGTTGCCGGAGCATCTCTCGGCGGCAAAGCTGAGTGAGTATATTGCGCCGGAAAAAGACATCGACGGGATTACGGAACGGAGCATGGGGCGTCTTTTCTCGGGCAAGCCCGCTTTTGTGCCGTGTACGCCGCAGGCCGTTATGGCTATTTTGGCGTATTACCGAATTGATTTGGAAGGAAAACACGTGGTCGTTATCGGCCGCAGCAATATCGTCGGCAAACCGTTGGCGCAGCTGTGCTTAAAGCAAAATGCGACGGTAACGGTTTGTCATTCTCGGACGAAGAATTTGGCGGTGCTGGCCTCGGAAGCGGATATTCTCATTGCCGCCGTAGGCAGGGCCGGTTTTGTGACTGCCGATATGATTGCCGCTGGCGCCGTTGTCATCGATGTCGGCATCAACCGGATTGACGGTAAAACTGTAGGCGATGTGGATTTTACGGCGGCGACGGCAAAAGCCGCCGCCATTACGCCTGTTCCCGGAGGTGTCGGCGCCGTGACGACGATAATGGTTTTGAAAAATGTCGTCCGCACTTTGGCGGAGACGGAGTAA
- a CDS encoding penicillin-binding transpeptidase domain-containing protein: protein MLLNTNDSHHKKIRKRISFCGRCLLIVCCLIAGRLGWLQIVQGGSLAERADAQTEEDRKLQSPRGMILDRDGKILAISEVTKSLYADPTMIEKTPAEMAKYIAPYSHFSEAELTERLSRDTAFVWLDRTMDHDKYKALEEVIRKENLKGLRFIDENRRYYPNGTLAAQLIGFVGDNDHGLDGIEMVLDKDIRGDIKNQRLTTDRNNIPILESALAQVLPDQERSVHLTIDTTIQFVAERGLDGIMKENRPEGAAIIVMNPKTGEILAMASRPNFDPNDFGKGSPAAYKNRAVVNLYEPGSTFKPIMAAAAVDSGKWGLHDTYDDVGYIDVDDRTIHNWDDAGMGKVTLKEILMYSINTGMANIGIHTGGKILTEYAKRFGFGKATGIELPGEGEGILFDPDKMSNIDEATMAIGQSIAVTPLQMVQAFGAIANRGHMMKPFVIREVDNPDGSVYKRTEPEEVGQPISEDVSRAISKIMAEEISSGGGQNAKIEGYQFCGKTGTAQRLNAEGTGYAEGQYIGSFIGFGPLEDPQYVVLIVVDNPNGTYYGAQVAAPVFKEMMTDIVRFKGVAPSGSIDSGNIPRDTEQKKTRTMPDVKTTDQGILLPSFIGWNNREVNDWLNRAGLGFVPNGSGNAVYQDPPAEAYAEPGSDVFVTFMR from the coding sequence ATGTTACTTAATACAAACGATTCACATCATAAGAAAATACGGAAGAGGATCAGTTTTTGCGGACGCTGTCTGCTCATCGTTTGCTGTCTCATCGCCGGGCGTCTGGGCTGGCTGCAAATCGTTCAGGGCGGCTCATTGGCGGAGCGCGCCGATGCGCAGACGGAAGAAGACCGCAAATTGCAGTCGCCGCGCGGCATGATCCTCGACCGGGACGGGAAAATTCTGGCTATCAGCGAAGTGACGAAATCACTGTATGCCGACCCGACGATGATCGAAAAAACGCCGGCAGAAATGGCCAAATATATTGCGCCGTATTCGCACTTTTCCGAAGCCGAACTGACGGAGCGTCTTTCCCGCGATACGGCTTTCGTTTGGCTGGATCGGACTATGGATCATGATAAATATAAGGCCCTTGAGGAGGTCATTCGCAAGGAAAATTTGAAAGGTCTCCGCTTTATTGATGAAAACCGCAGGTATTATCCGAACGGAACGTTGGCAGCACAGCTGATCGGTTTCGTCGGAGATAACGATCACGGCTTGGACGGCATCGAAATGGTCCTTGATAAAGATATCCGCGGCGATATTAAAAATCAACGGCTGACGACGGACAGAAATAATATACCTATTTTGGAATCCGCCTTGGCACAGGTGTTGCCCGACCAGGAACGATCCGTGCATCTGACGATCGATACGACGATACAGTTTGTCGCCGAACGGGGCCTAGACGGCATCATGAAGGAAAATCGCCCTGAAGGAGCGGCGATCATCGTGATGAATCCCAAGACGGGAGAGATACTGGCGATGGCAAGCAGACCGAATTTTGATCCCAATGATTTCGGGAAAGGTTCGCCGGCGGCATATAAAAACCGGGCCGTTGTCAATCTTTATGAACCGGGCTCCACTTTCAAGCCGATCATGGCGGCGGCTGCCGTCGATTCCGGAAAATGGGGGCTTCACGATACGTACGATGATGTCGGTTATATTGATGTCGACGACAGGACGATTCATAATTGGGACGATGCCGGTATGGGGAAGGTCACGCTGAAAGAAATACTCATGTATTCAATCAATACCGGGATGGCGAATATCGGCATTCATACAGGCGGTAAAATCTTGACGGAATATGCCAAGCGATTCGGTTTCGGTAAAGCGACCGGTATCGAGCTTCCCGGTGAAGGCGAGGGAATCCTCTTTGATCCTGACAAAATGAGCAATATTGATGAAGCGACAATGGCTATCGGGCAAAGTATTGCCGTTACGCCTTTACAGATGGTGCAGGCATTCGGCGCTATTGCCAATCGTGGACATATGATGAAGCCGTTCGTTATCCGAGAAGTCGATAATCCCGACGGTTCCGTTTACAAGCGGACGGAGCCGGAAGAAGTGGGACAGCCTATTTCGGAAGACGTCAGTCGTGCCATCAGCAAAATCATGGCGGAAGAAATTTCGTCAGGCGGCGGCCAGAACGCAAAAATAGAGGGGTATCAATTCTGTGGTAAAACAGGAACGGCGCAACGGTTGAATGCGGAAGGAACGGGCTACGCTGAAGGGCAGTATATCGGTTCCTTTATCGGTTTCGGGCCGCTGGAAGATCCGCAGTATGTCGTTCTGATCGTCGTCGATAATCCGAACGGCACGTACTACGGAGCGCAAGTCGCGGCTCCGGTCTTTAAAGAAATGATGACGGACATTGTGCGATTCAAAGGCGTCGCGCCGTCTGGATCGATTGACAGCGGGAATATTCCGAGAGATACGGAGCAGAAAAAGACGAGAACGATGCCGGACGTGAAAACAACGGACCAGGGGATCCTCTTGCCGTCATTTATCGGTTGGAACAACCGCGAAGTCAATGATTGGCTGAATCGCGCCGGACTGGGGTTTGTTCCTAACGGCAGCGGCAATGCCGTTTATCAGGACCCGCCGGCAGAGGCGTATGCAGAGCCCGGCAGTGATGTTTTCGTTACGTTTATGCGATAG
- a CDS encoding CCA tRNA nucleotidyltransferase: protein MIVDQSVRKVLTALNDAGFESYVVGGAVRDLLMRREPHDYDLTTAARPEEIRRIVAKQGWHTAAIRGERFAVTVLVVDGKVIETATFRGESYGSDSHRPERVWYADSLREDVLRRDFTVNAMAMDKDGHLYDYVNGRNDVKKKRLVTVGEPQRRFREDALRLFRACRFVGQLDFQPVKELQRAMPAAFDRVSGLSLERVVSEIDRLLVTPAAYKGLDILVRSGLGDCSCRQKVNGVYLPVPILPELSHLPQTPQSRPFHAYDAWVHTLAVVAHTPPSLTVRYSALFHDMAKGLPGIRGRHDGRLTDYGHDACGAAMAVDILRRWQKSPDLIRRVSWLVKTHMKFHYFSNTGQGDLHKWLRREAQQGPFKRTAELMEAVEQATALACADIIGCGRAAAETAGTAEFGRFLADLACQMPVSTRDLAYDRRLPSHCGKLTGNCLKNLLLRVQSNELDNDAETLFQAAEKWLKRQEKAET, encoded by the coding sequence ATGATAGTGGATCAATCTGTACGAAAGGTTTTGACGGCATTAAATGATGCCGGATTTGAATCCTATGTTGTCGGCGGCGCCGTTCGCGATCTGCTCATGCGTCGGGAACCTCATGACTATGATCTGACGACGGCGGCCAGGCCGGAAGAAATTCGGCGCATTGTGGCGAAACAGGGGTGGCATACTGCGGCAATCCGTGGCGAACGATTCGCTGTCACCGTATTGGTCGTCGACGGCAAGGTCATAGAAACGGCAACCTTTCGCGGCGAGTCTTACGGCAGCGATTCCCACCGCCCGGAACGTGTATGGTATGCCGATTCGTTGCGGGAAGACGTGTTGCGCCGTGACTTTACGGTTAATGCCATGGCAATGGATAAGGACGGCCATCTTTATGATTATGTCAACGGTCGGAATGATGTGAAGAAAAAACGATTGGTTACTGTCGGCGAGCCGCAGCGTCGTTTCCGTGAAGATGCGCTGCGTCTTTTTCGCGCCTGCCGTTTTGTCGGTCAGTTGGACTTTCAACCTGTAAAAGAATTGCAGCGTGCGATGCCGGCGGCTTTTGACCGCGTGTCCGGTCTTTCTTTGGAGCGGGTTGTCAGCGAGATTGACCGTCTCCTGGTAACGCCGGCGGCGTACAAGGGATTGGATATTCTCGTTCGGTCCGGACTTGGCGACTGTTCTTGCCGGCAGAAGGTAAACGGCGTCTATCTTCCGGTGCCGATCTTGCCGGAGTTGTCGCATCTGCCGCAGACGCCGCAGTCCCGTCCTTTTCACGCCTATGACGCCTGGGTTCATACGCTGGCCGTCGTTGCGCATACGCCGCCGTCGCTGACGGTGCGGTATAGCGCGTTGTTTCATGATATGGCGAAGGGACTGCCCGGTATTCGCGGCAGGCACGACGGCAGATTGACCGATTACGGTCACGATGCCTGCGGGGCCGCTATGGCCGTCGATATTTTACGGCGTTGGCAGAAGTCGCCGGACTTGATCAGACGGGTTTCTTGGCTGGTAAAGACGCACATGAAGTTTCATTATTTTTCCAATACGGGGCAAGGCGATCTGCATAAATGGCTGCGCCGTGAAGCGCAGCAAGGGCCGTTCAAGAGGACGGCCGAATTGATGGAAGCCGTTGAGCAGGCGACTGCGCTGGCTTGCGCTGATATCATCGGCTGCGGCCGCGCGGCGGCGGAAACGGCGGGCACAGCGGAGTTCGGCCGTTTTCTGGCCGATCTTGCCTGCCAGATGCCGGTCAGTACGCGGGATCTCGCTTATGATCGGCGTTTGCCGTCGCATTGCGGCAAGTTGACCGGCAACTGCTTGAAAAACCTGCTGCTCCGCGTGCAGAGCAACGAGTTGGATAACGATGCCGAAACGCTGTTTCAGGCTGCCGAAAAATGGCTGAAACGACAAGAGAAAGCGGAAACGTAA
- a CDS encoding cob(I)yrinic acid a,c-diamide adenosyltransferase — MDTGLIHIYYGDGKGKTTAAVGLTVRCAGRGGKVLFCQFLKEGETGELTILKKIPSVSILRGKGCEKFTFQMSPEEWETARRLQAELFRTTVCRCRDEGFDMLVLDEINIACRLGLLSSETVLSFLQTKPEKLEVVMTGRDPSAELIAAADYVSEIRKIRHPYDRGIQARTGIED, encoded by the coding sequence ATGGATACAGGGCTGATTCATATTTATTACGGTGACGGCAAAGGCAAAACGACGGCAGCCGTGGGCTTGACCGTCCGCTGCGCCGGCAGAGGCGGCAAGGTACTCTTCTGCCAATTTTTAAAAGAAGGGGAAACGGGAGAACTCACGATCCTGAAAAAGATACCGTCCGTTTCGATCCTGCGCGGAAAAGGCTGCGAAAAGTTCACCTTTCAAATGTCGCCGGAAGAATGGGAAACGGCACGCCGCCTGCAAGCGGAGCTTTTTCGTACGACCGTCTGCCGCTGCCGCGACGAAGGCTTCGATATGCTGGTACTTGACGAAATCAATATTGCCTGCCGACTCGGCCTGTTATCTTCGGAAACGGTGCTGTCCTTCTTGCAGACGAAGCCGGAAAAACTGGAAGTCGTCATGACCGGCAGAGATCCGTCAGCAGAACTCATCGCCGCTGCCGACTATGTCTCGGAAATCAGAAAGATTCGACACCCCTATGACCGGGGGATACAGGCTCGCACAGGTATTGAGGATTAA